cataggtttgtcaccaaaatataagtaataatgatattataatattgttacaaataaatatcgcattacttgatgatattgaataatgtcactatttgttactaaatttaatgacacTAATTATCTCTCACTAACTCTGATCACTACCCGGGAGTGACACGTGTGATTACGCGTCATGAAAACTTAGCTGAAGAAGCAACATCGGTTGAATAGATGCTAGACGTGTGGCTAGCTTCTTCTGTTTCAAATTCAATGGAACTGTCCTAATAAATTGAGAGAGCATGTATTAGATTCTTCTCAACTGATCAGATAAACATTGTGGCAGCAATACTTCTCTTATATTGagtgttatatatttttgtgaaaGCTAAATTGCACAGGCATAATTGATCAGAATGGGTATTTTGGATCATGTCTCTGAGCTTTTCTCCTTTGAGCACAATCACCATAGCAAGAAGCGCAAGCAGCTTCAGGTATATTTATGTTTCTGATTAATATCTTGTCACATCTCTTTCATTTCTATATATCCTTTTTATATAGCATATTATAACAGCTTGAAATTGGATTCAGACAGTGGAGATCAAGGTTAAGATGGACTGTGAAGGTTGTGAAAGAAGAGTGAAGAAAGCTGTGAAAGACATGAAAGGTACAGATTGAGTTCCCTCCCTTATGTTTAATTAGGCTTACTTAAgtattaatctttttatttcttatatatatatatatatatattgagattaAAAGTTATGGGTGGATGTAGGAGTGAACCAGGTGGAAGTGAATCCGAAGCAGAACAAGCTAACTGTGACGGGGTATGTGGAACCTAAAAAAGTGTTGAAGAGAGTCCGGAATAAGACTGGGAAGCATGCAGAGGTTTGGCCCTATGTACCATATGATGTGGTATACCATCCTTATGTTGCTGGGGCTTATGATAAGAAAGCCCCTCCAGGGTACGTGCGGAATGTCCTTGATGATCCTAAAGTCTCAAACTTGGCACGTGCCAGCTCCATGGAAGAGCGCTATTCCACTGCTTTTAGTGATGAAAATCCCAACGCTTGCACTGTTATGTGAatgatgtgtatatatataaatatatagcatGGATCTTCAAGTTGTAGATTAttctagtttatttttttatttatttttttttattaggaattttggtttttgaatttCAGAGGGTGCTTAGATAGTTGCTTAGTTTAGTAGTTGTGCTTCTGgtgcttttattttaatttaatggttCAGTAAAATTTTGTATGTATATTTGTATATCTGTATTTAGTTTGAGAGTCATGTTTGAAGGATTTTGGATAAAGTTTGTTGGTTTTGTgagattttttagaaaaatagaaagaatgAAAAAGCAGAGATTTTgatggggtaaattttttgataggatACCCAACTATGGTTAATTATGAGTTTGAGGTTCaaactttgatttgtatcaaaatggtgacttatttttaattatgtttcaccgattgggtacccggataatcTCGGTCATATTTGAATGATGTGGCAGCTTTGGAAATATGAGTCGAGATAAAAATGGTGCTTGCCACGTCGCAGAACCCGAgtcacatctctctctctctcaagctCTTTAATTAGTCAACTATATGCGAGTCTTGGTCCAAATGCGTAAGCTTGGCGTAGCCAACCTGTTCAGCCACCATCATGCCGAGTCTTGGTCCTTTATCCATCTTCAATCTCAGCAAGAACATCACTTT
This genomic window from Dioscorea cayenensis subsp. rotundata cultivar TDr96_F1 chromosome 20, TDr96_F1_v2_PseudoChromosome.rev07_lg8_w22 25.fasta, whole genome shotgun sequence contains:
- the LOC120251833 gene encoding heavy metal-associated isoprenylated plant protein 26-like, coding for MGILDHVSELFSFEHNHHSKKRKQLQTVEIKVKMDCEGCERRVKKAVKDMKGVNQVEVNPKQNKLTVTGYVEPKKVLKRVRNKTGKHAEVWPYVPYDVVYHPYVAGAYDKKAPPGYVRNVLDDPKVSNLARASSMEERYSTAFSDENPNACTVM